The Branchiostoma lanceolatum isolate klBraLanc5 chromosome 17, klBraLanc5.hap2, whole genome shotgun sequence genome contains the following window.
GAGTTATGTGTACAGTACACTGTGCAGTTATGTGGATAGTTTTGTGTATAGTACAGTACAGAAATAGAGATTATAGACGTCAAACaaggacatcaacaacaacagtactACAGAGCCTACAGGCTGGGGCTATGtagcactgttgttgttgttgtccttgtttgacgtctatttctgtactgtactgtacacataACTGTCCACataactgtactgtacatataacTCTCAGCCAATGTGCCTTATCAATGAAAAAGTATTTATCTACGAAATGGGAATAGATAAAGCAAAAAGGCATATGCCTTGCAAGGAGTTATAACTGTCCTAAGGTGGAACAGTAGTCATCTTCCTAGATATtgatgctacatacatgtattgtctttGACATGAAATGTACACTTGCAATTCTCCCTGAACAGATTTTGACAAACTCCAAAAGAAGTTAGATGCATCTTTTTCCATGTTTGAATGCTTATTATAGTTTGTTTTTTATAGTCTATAGCCTATAGTTTTATAGACTGACTCACACAGACTGACTATATAGTCTATAGCCTAGAACTGATATGCCCTTGGAACAAAAAAggtcaaaaacatgtttaattTAAGTGACATGAACTCtaatgacatgtacatgcatgtatgggTGTCTTATAGGCAAGACGAAGCCTTCTACACCAAGCCGTCCTAAGGTATGCTAaggtatgtacagtcaaaacctCCATTTCTAAATAGTTAAGACCCTCTCATAGGTAAACAACAGTCTAACTTAACCAGCAACTACTTTATGTACCACACCATTTTGCTTGTCAAAGGCAAGCTTGTTAGGTTTAATCTCACTGCACATATAAAGTTAGTAGTATTACAAGCTAGCTGACAGGAAATGGGATGGATGTTGAGCAAATGTTTATTGAACATTTCTGTAACTTGTTGctgttgtacatatatgtatgtactgtatattacaACCATGCATGCAGTATATATTTggcatatttgtttatttctcataTTTATAATACCATACATTATCTCCTGTCATTTATCATGGAGGGTTTAGCTTTAAATTTATTAGGGGATGAAGTTGTAGTCATTGTGAATTCCTATTAGGAATTGAAGTATCTGCTGTGATGGGGTATTTTGTAATGATATGCTATGGCCCAATAGTTCCATAAATAGTAGACAGTCTGAACAGAAAGCCAGGTAGGGTGTAGATGTGCAAGCTATGAGATAGGGACTAATTGTATCTTAGCTAAAGGAAGTAAATAAAAAGGACATACTCCATTCCCTTTTTGTCTTAGGTGTTCATTACATGGAGGGAGACTGTGGGTTATATTGTAGCACTTACACATTTCAGTTAATGGCAGAAACAAAatattgtgtgtttgtgtgcttgtgtatgtatatatgtgtgtatgtgcatgtatactACATATTAAGGTAAGAGATAGGTTTGTATACTGGCTAAACTGCAGCACAAGCTACATTTCCGGACTGATTTATTCCACTCTCACTGGGTTGGTCCCCCATTCTTCTCAATAAAGGGGTCAAGGtttgtctctcctcaaacatacaTGAGACTTCCTTTTATCAGCCTACCCAAAGAACATTTCTAGCCAATGTTAGGTTTccatttttcacctgagtccagtgaggaaatatttgtaaagtgcctttaacAAGGGTGTATTCTGGGGTTCTGTCAGGGATTCCAAGACAACACTTCTAGCTTCAACAACCCTAAACACAAGTCCACCGTGCCACCAAGTTTAAGTATATCTTATACATCGTAGCTGGATGACTCCTTGAATAGCAAGTCTTCATTCTgggaacatgtatgtgacatttgacaattcTGTCAGTCACCATGATCTATCCTTAAATCAGAGTATCTGCATGCTTGAAGGAAATGAAAGGAGCACATGTTGAAGACACTTCATTTATTCTACAAATTCACAATGACAATTACTTTACAGTAAATATGATGTGGTACAATACAGGCTTATGTATTTGGTTAAAGTTAAACAACAAATGTGTATCTATCTTCTTTCCACCCTGTTTTTACAGTAATTGCTATTGTGCAATCTCAAGTATTGAAtcctatgaattgatatttgcCATATGACCTCAGgtcttcaaaatattttcttttgatgTAGGACTTTGCTCAAGGATATCAACACAGCACTGAGGACTCTGCTTATCTAAGTTCTTCTGCAGGAAGGACAGTAAAGCTCTTCAGGCTGTAGACAAGGACCTGTGATAGGTCAGAATGTCACCACTCCCAATGGAAATACAAGCATACTTTGATGGACAGCTTTAATCATGTTATTTCTGATACCATGTGACCTTAAATGTTCTGATTCACAAACATTTATTTAAAGACATGAAATATATTTATGATATACAGTTATGCCTTAATTTTGCTGAGGTCAGAATAAATGGCATGTACTATATATGGAGCTGAAATTGCTTGTTGGAATGCAAAATATTGACAAGTTATGTTGGTTTACATTTTTGCCATCAATTTTTACGTTCACCTTTAAAGCTGAATTTCAAAGCATTATCTTGAATAGATtagattatgtgattttatttacCCAATGTTACAGTGTTTAATTAAAGAAGTGAAGAAATATATCCATGTCAATTTACTTGTGTACAGTTTGATATTCTTAGATCTTCCAATCTTCATTTATAATATTCTACTCTGTGAAATAGTATGGCAACAACCTATACTTAGCctgtttaatgtgttttttgttcCTTGAATCAGTCTGCACTAACAATTAGGGACTCACTCATTCAATcatgttgaatacatgtacatgaggtgTATATTGTGTGCATGGAACATGTTGAATAATGATACACTTCTGTTAGATTTTGTGGAGGTTTGTTTTGCACTTGATGATCCAATATTACATTGTTGATCACAACATTGTGAATGAGCACATGCAGAAtaactgttttgtaaaataaacttTTACTGTTGTAACCAAACATCAACAGTGTAAATCACTTCAAACAGGAGCATTGAACTGGGTAACACATGACAGCTGAATCATCCCACTAGTGCACGGCGCAACCTGCAGCCTATCGTAAGAACAGATACTGCAGGGATCGGTATTGAATTACCTTACTACCACATGGCAATGACTTCACATGGTCCAACATTTCATCTCGATCAAATAAAAGGTGCATCCAGCATGGTGCATGTTGTTTAGGCTCCCTCGGCCCTATTTTATCTTGCACTTCTCTAATgcactaacgttacatctctGAACAAACTGTCCCTTTTCACGCGATTCGAAATACTGCCCCATGTGCCGCTCTTGTCGTTTCTTGTAACCTTCCGTAGACAGGAAGTTTGTCACATCTGTTTTCGCACATAATGCGCCTCTGTGCCTTATGCACATTTGCTCAGAGCATACCTTTCCCCCTTTGCTTTTCAGCTCTCGTTTCTTTCACTTGCGATGTACGTTAGCATCCCAAACTTTGGCAACAGAGGCTCTGAACGAGACGATGAATGTCTTCTGAAACtctgtatttacagttttgtaCGACTATCAAGTAAGATACATATGTGTCAAGCATAAGCTATCCGAAAACGTTGTTTCTGTTAATTTTCTGACTGCAGGAACACAGGAAGAGgctttaaaagaaatgaaaagcgaCGATTTACAAAAGTTCTGCcggcgtccgccattttgtaacCAATGGTAAcgttctctgattggtcaatgctgAGTGAGCCGTACCCCCATTACGTCATGTTTAATACGGCGCTTTAGACGGATCGCATAGTCACCTTTACGGGCTCAAGCCCAGCTCAAATTAACAATACTGTTAAAACAAGAACTAAGTTCATACGTGACACATCTTTCTCTTTCAAACTATCCGAGGCTTTTTTTCGTAATCATCAAGATAATGTTAACAGATTCAATAGTTCACAGAAAATACGAAAAAAATCCCAGTTTTTTACGTTTTTGCCCCAAAATACATGCGATACCTTCAAAAGGGTCAAAAAGGCCGCGGACAAATTTAATCTGTAAGAGTTTACCTTACACCCTGTAAAATAACAAGACTCAAACTGCTTTCCCCACCTGGGCTCGGGCACATAAAGTTAGCATGtcattttttaaccaaaatatcGATTTCTTACCCCAAAAATTTGTCACATGAAAACTTTTGTACAGTCATTTTATTCAGACCAAGAAGCGCTAACAGTGTGTCAAATTTCTCGGCGTTATGACCATGCAAACAGTAATTATAACCATATATGTAAAATACCGGTAATTACAGGGTGTCACATGCCGTAATTGACCTGAGCTATTGGATACTATCCGCCGTTCCTATCACCGTCTAATAAACAACCTCGTTCCCTTCTAGAACTCGGTTGTTCATTCGGCAGTTAAAGGAATCGACAATACTTAATATAACACCGTATGCCATGTCGGATCATTAACTTTATATCAATGGCCGCGGGACGACGACTCTGGCTTGAGAGAATGCATCCTAGCTGAAATGATCGATTATATTTCCCCTCCCTCATCGATTAGTTAATCCTTGACCAGACAAAGCGACTATATTCAGAGGATTATGGACACATCTCAAACATATAGAGAGAGACTTTAACTGGACCAGCCGCTATAGAAAAGCCTATGTATGTATCACGTTAACGTTCTTATGGCTTTCTTTCCGTTAAGTTGTAGTATATGTAGTTGTTTAGGGTACATATGGTGGTGGGGGTTCCTCTTCCTTTGGCTTTGCCGCACTGTACGGGGGAGCCACAGGCACCTGTAAAGTAAAAAAACGAGACAAGACTTTCGTAACGTGTTGACTTTGTGTGTCACTGACTTAAGGCAGCggacgctgtctgaaacgtctgatagtttcaaaattttattattaagttgcttgagtaactgtacatgtgtaagttagcATTTATCTTGACATCGTGTTGATGAAATAAATGAGAACAGAACATATGCATGTTTGGCTAACCTGGATATTGTTGTAGGCTACAGGGTAAAGGTTCTATtgcacactagtatacagaatatccGTGAAATTTAAATACCAGAATTTTGATGTAATAGCTGTTGAAAGTTTGAAGTTAGCtttagaatttcagattgaagttctgaAGACAGGCAATTGCCTTGTGTGTAGATACGTTTTGCTGACtttctactttattctatgttgtgcaccaaaaaatcctaggctaggtgcaccagtgcaattctaggctaggtgcaccagtgcacctattcccaaaaatgaattttgagcccagtagaatatataaagacacatcttttgaaaattttctttagTTAATGTAACATCGTGGCACCGTTAACCTAATACGAACATGGTGAGAACTAAAATTATGCCATAGTCTCATGACTACAAACACGAAACACTTACCGGCGCGTACTGATATGAAGTGTTCGGGCTGTACTGAGGCGGTTGTCCGGGGATTTGGACGTACTGTAGAGCAGGGCTCTCCTCTGTACTTGTTCCCGCAGGAACTGTTGAGGCTGTTATTCTTTCGTACGCCGCCTGGCGTCTTTTTATAAAACAGCACCGACAGACAATCAGAATGATCTGAATGATTATAAAAACGACGAAGAAGGGTctgagaaaggaaagaaaagatcAATCAGTTCTAATATGATAACGGCTAGTTTTTACATGAAACGGTTTTCACTTTATAATTATACAATTACCTTTTTGAAATGGTGTTTCTTGGAATTCAAGGTTACGTTCATCTACAGTGTAGTTCGGAACAAACCAATTTGCAAGGTGACACATCTGATATCATGTCACTCATCGACCATATGCCCACAATTTTCAACCATTCACAGATTATCCTTTTTGTATTCGTAGAGGGGGCTTTTGGGGGAGGGCTCCACAGAATTTCAAGACACTTCATATAATGTCTAATATGAAATCACAGTGGATACCATAGGAATATCAATAATATTGTGGGAGATGGTGAAACTCCATTCAACGTTATACTCACATCCACCAGTCGGTGTCATCAAACATTGTTCAGGGAACTTCACTGATCCACTCAGAAACCCGGACCTTCGGTGCAGACGACCAATCTCGTAGAACTGTTTCCTGAACTGAAGAGTATGGCATGTTAGTCACAGTATAATGTGAAAGACTCTGAACATACTACGTCATATGTAAGGTCTAGGCATACTGGTCGGTTATGAGTGGCGTATGTACAGATTACACCCACCCTCCCCACCGTGAGAAGTATATATCGACGCGGTACAGTCATTACATTATAGGTATAGTAcaaaaaacacatgtacaaatgttacTCATAAATGAAATGTTCATACTCAAAAAAGTAAGATCACTATGACCAGGGACACTAGCTCTTAATCAACTTAAACAAAAAGGATATTCCAGTTCATTCATAATTCGTCATATGACATAAGCTCACGATTGACCTTTGGACTTTGGATCATGAGCGACTAGCCTCACCAAATACAGACGCCCCTGTCTAAATACCACTGCATTACCTTACGTGGCCAGTACTCATATGGTACTACGTTAGAACATATGCCATATTCTGTTACTGTGTGAACACAAATGTGTTACCTAAAAGGAAAAGTTACCCTACCGGTTTAGTAAGTCGTTGGGCAGTCGCGATCTGTTGAGCCACAACCGCGTGATCTAGGTGTTACATATAGGTTTGAGTACTCAAATGTTGACCTGTAAATAGACGTGCCAGCACTGTTGTGTTAATGATTAACTGAACCTCCGGACATCGAAGGATAAGAAGTGATAATGCAAGTGTTTTCTATCGTATAAAGGTAGAACGCTCAAAATGCCaacgcaagcaaaacaaaaagtaaTCTTCGATCTTTAATTTTCAGTATTTTGATAATGTTTGGAGCCTACGGTGTATGTGGCTTAGCGTGAAATACTATAACCTAAAGGAAACTTTTCTTGGAAAATTGGCACTACGACTCGCATTCTTTAGAAGTAAACTATTAAAGTTACAAACTATAAAAACTAAACTATTAAAATTAAGTTATTAATTATTAACTGTAAACTATCAAAGTTACTAAACTATTAAATTATTACTTTTTTAATATGTTTCAATAGTATGTAATCTCGATGGTTGTGAACTGCTGTCTGGATGGCCTTGCGTGACAATGGGGACATCCAGCGATTTACGTCATAAATGCAAGAACGAGCACACAAATTGCTGCAATGCTATTTGAACTGCCAGTCAACACAttttccaattttgaaaatcttaaaaGCGTTTTGCCAAAGAGGACTTCCTGCAGCCTGCAACCAGGAGTTGAGCCACACATCGCCCCATTATGTCACAAAGACAGCATCCTTTCAAGCGtgtggtattgattttttttataacaaGTCAGAAATCATGGTGAAATGGGCAAGTTTTGCCTTGGATCTTGACAGCAGGATGATCTTTAAATAAGTCAAAGTTACTTCCCACACtgatggtgcatagggtggcgcccatctccgtttcattagcccttgggccacacaactaagcagagaaaacagtatgtaccatttttaaagtctttggtatgacccggccagggatcgaactcacaacctaccgtatgcaaggtgaacactctacccactaggccattgcaccggttagaTAAAGCAAAATAAAGATGGCTGGGTCATTTGGGTCAATGGGGAAGTCTATTGTAGTATTGGGTGCAAACTCTTCTGCAGTATATTCTCTACATTCAACTGTAATAAAATCAGAatgcattttatacaaaacatttttctaCAATTAGTCAACAAAGAGTTAAAACATACGACTtaatttgttttgtcttttatttGTCAAAGAAAGTTGTTTCTGCTTCTTTCTCAAATTCATACTGATAACCACATTTGtgaaactacatgtaacctTATCCATGTGATCCAAAACAGGTTAAGTTGTAGTGATCCAAAACAGGTTAAGTTGTAGTCTTACTCCAATACGTTCATTAAGAAATCATCAGCAAttgacataatacatgtactgtagttaCAACATCAGTGACAGACTATCCAAACCTTATATTCATACCAATTGGGATCACAAAATCATTCACAATGAGTCCTTTTACATATCTTTCTTGCCATTCCTATATGATAAGACATATCTTCAGTACACATAGCTGTAAATGTAAGATACCCGTTATACAggtttttttctaaaaagggTGACAGGGGCACTGCCTCCCCATGCTCCAACCATTTTCCCCCTTTCTCAagggagcagattctctgaaAAGCACACAATTCTGACTGACCAGGGATGCTaaaaggtcacatgtggccagtcTTCAAATGTGAACTGTGTAACAGAAATTTTCCCATCAAGAACCCTCAGAATTCTCTTAAACTTCACACCGTGGCAGGGGGAAAATTCACACCATACTTCCACTTCCTTGCTCCACTCTCACACTACATacaattttctagaaaaaccctcAACGTAGCATAACAGTCattaaaagaaaaccaaggcagCATGAGATTTAGACTCCGTTTCAGCAACATGCCAGCACACTGCAACTGACTCCATATTTACAGACTAGTACAGGTGTGTCTATTTGTCAGGTGGGTTCTGAGGAAGTTCAAAGCCGAGCATCTTGGCTGTCTCTTCTGTTGTCTTCTCTCCTTTCCCATAGTACTCATCGTGGAGAGCCTAGAAATACAAACCAGAAGGTCacactattagtattacattcATAACAAGGAATCAACAATTATAATTGGGGGGAATTTCTCTCTTATTCTTCTTTGTAAAATTTTTGCTAATTCTGTCTATATATTTTCCTGCCAGCCTACTGGACAAAATTTCAACCCAAgtcaaccttcccatcctgccagtctctggTTTCACCATCTactgcctcacatcctgtcactctactgtacgatattcaaataactagacacacacaccaagacataACACACAGatgtaaaacaatatctccattttcacagaggcaaaggtggcgtctgtgtagcacagtggcagagcatccagctatgaaccaataagacccaggttcaatccccagtggagtacccagacatgtcccgacatgcacccagacgttgtgcccttgggaaaggcacttaacacacatttcccatgtcctaagcccagcagtagggtttgggttggcgttaggaagggcatccggccgtaaaaactcttgctacaaaaaaggacttgcacttgatgaggagttctggggctcccccatccatgtgcaagcacgtctaacccccagatgatggggaacaaaagacgttaaattggatagagagagagagagagaaagatacAGTGAATCTGGCATGTGCATATTTGTAAAAACTTATTGTACACGAATGTTAAAATTAAGATATATTTGGACCTTGTAGCACTGCGTCAGTACCAACAACTAGTACAATGTACTCTTCAGAagacacaggtacatgtaagtctcaCCTGTTGTAATCTTGTACTCGTCAGAAGACACAGGTAAGTCTCAGCGTTGCGCTGTAGCTCCTGGTGTGCCCTGCAGACCCTCTGGTCAGTCACCTGATGTTTGCGGTACTGCTCCATCAGGTAGTTGTAGGCTATGGTCTCCTTCACTGGACCCTTGGAAATGGAAGACATGCtctacatttacacatgtacctcaatgaaaaatggcgtatagtttttactttgttttcgtgtgtgtgtatgcacaaGGAGTATAtaggttctatataaaacctcattgatatGCGTAAGGCGGAATAAgttctggatggattgtgatgatatttggtatctgtatctgtatagtacatgtaggtataaccgcccttcggcacaacacaccagcttattaTGAATAAATGTCAGGAGGTGTTGTGAAAACGATGgaaaaggttgattttgggccttcTGGcgtctgaccttggtactgcagcaagaTTGCtggtttttgcatcttttgccatggacatgctgtggtctagTTTCTAAAGCAGATACCTTTTATTAAAAAAACCTAAGCTAAAGTTGAGGTGCCAGATTTAGCAAATATACATGGTACATCGACCCATGGCTACAAAACTTCAAGGGGTGAGTGAGAAACCGTTgtaaatagaaaacaaaaaagataaTGCTCTTTTGAGACAACAGAAAGCTTAGAAATTTGTGGTGGCGCAAGTAAAAAcgtcatgggggaggggggcaattgTTTGTACACCTTCGATTGTCGATCAGTTTTTCGTTTGAATTCGGTATGCTTACTTTATGGCTTCTATATCATCTATACATTATCCTTATCGACTACATCTTGATTGTATCAGTCACCTTCTTGTGTACGTGCCGTAATTCCCGTATCAGCCCACGGAGAACCCGCAACCTTTCCATGgacgtcgccatcttggattagACTAACATTGTCAGGGGGTGtttaaatgaaataaacaaacctgGAATCCTTTTTATCAGCGCATGAttccaaaatttcaacaaaactaGATTTTTaaatttaattcaattttgataaGATCATTTTGAATGCCTTTTTTCGTAGATAATAACAGAaataatttgtttttatttcttaaatCCCCATAGTTTAGTGGTACCGTTCACATCTATGATAACCATGGCGGAAGAAAATGGAGCCGATGGTCCAAAATTATCGGAGATTTTTGAGCGAGGTTGGAAAATTCAGAGGGATGTAGAGAAAAGTGACGAACCGACGGGATCTCAAAAGTTACAGGTGTGAACTGAGGcttcttttgtgtttttatcTTCCCATATGCATGCAGCAAGTGTTTtatatttgtgttgttgtttttacaagATGCAAGATCTAGACAGGATGTCAGATGTTCATGACAAATCTATGTGTTTCCCACAAATTTGTAGATTACGATTACAGAGATGACATTGGTAATTCAAAGAGAACTCTATAAACAGATTATCTCTAACCAGTACCACGTTAACATGATCTCTCATCATCTCTTGACCATTGTGGCACCACAGAATATATCTGGctaccagttttctccacccttctgagttttctgtttttcttcgtGTTTCAGttagtgtcatgcctgtccataaTTTTCTCTGATATcattctcctatattttccGTTGccttgtaacagtggggttcaagtgctACCAATGGGtgtggaccttttagcctaccTAGTGGTTATGGCATGCGGCCTTTGGGCTggtgggcccgggttcgattcccgggagcctGGAGTCTGTTTATTATActtgcctcttgtgtttcaagATACCCCTTTACAAGCCCATTCGCGGTTCGGACTACACATGTGCAGTgccaaaggtgaaggctcctggcttgtaaacagttcttgtctcgacattgtctagatttgcataacaacggcCAGACTgggtttgtttacgtctcaggggccctcacctttgacactgcgcatgcgtagtcAGAActgcgaatgggcttattcTGGCCTGgacggttgttgttgttcctTGCATGTGATCAAATCACCACAAAATAGATTGATTCAGAATCGTCTGCTTTCTTTCGCCATGGAATTACAGGACCAGGTGAAATCAGGGATGGGGTTCCTGGACCAGGCTGCACACATGGTGAGGGAACTCCAGCTGTTCAGTGAGAACGAGGAACTACAGGAAGTGGCCACATGCAATATCAGGTCAGGCTTCTCTtcttttttattggtcagaaattacccgcaatggcagcctttctagcactgaattgatgcagggtataaCACTCGTctggtttcacacaatacacaacatatataatatcttatccacacttgcattttgtggaactgtcgca
Protein-coding sequences here:
- the LOC136422820 gene encoding uncharacterized protein, translated to MFDDTDWWIPFFVVFIIIQIILIVCRCCFIKRRQAAYERITASTVPAGTSTEESPALQYVQIPGQPPQYSPNTSYQYAPVPVAPPYSAAKPKEEEPPPPYVP
- the LOC136422818 gene encoding protein FMC1 homolog encodes the protein MATSMERLRVLRGLIRELRHVHKKGPVKETIAYNYLMEQYRKHQVTDQRVCRAHQELQRNAETYLCLLTSTRLQQALHDEYYGKGEKTTEETAKMLGFELPQNPPDK